The following coding sequences are from one Anolis sagrei isolate rAnoSag1 chromosome 6, rAnoSag1.mat, whole genome shotgun sequence window:
- the LOC132777558 gene encoding zona pellucida sperm-binding protein 3-like, which yields MPASAMWVLLFFLGGCLHQRGIAQFWPLPWKEGQADTDLWASTPRPRATPHAVRVTCEPDRVVVAAHRDLFGVGRLVAPADLALGVARCHPTAFDSVANKVVFEAGLHECGSTVQMTPDLLIYRTSLFYTPSLAHNPIIIRTNAAEIPIECRYPRKGNLTSRAIRPTWAPFRSTISAEARLRFSLRLMKDDWSAERTSTHFQLGETLRLQADVRSENHFPLRLFVDSCVAGSSPEATSAARYAVVDSHGCLVDGRQDLVSSTFLSPRPQEESLRFTVDAFRFSGDPTNLIYITCRLKVTPVEQAPDEVNKACSFSAETNSWVPVEGARSICRCCESQSCGRALELPSHRLNPRFEMSWQRSLPVGTDTSHARLVLGPILVSDAHEKVLSEEEEEEEGDNEVVLEEEFLPVIETKTEGTGTRIPFKEQKGTTNTSEEEVKPGLPLEAYVRGGPIIHSGEDGSGFGEQIKAVVTEESTALEFKAEVVSWPLEDGLSSSTLGNVPSEGVNLAAKGLKQPPGGVMLLSVSILLAGAGVTLLILGAFVFSRRSRCHSNSTLHPSALDTGL from the exons ATGCCAGCCAGTGCAATGTGGGTCTTGCTGTTCTTCCTGGGGGGCTGCCTGCACCAGCGGGGTATTGCCCAGTTTTGGCCACTGCCATGGAAGGAGGGGCAAGCAGACACTGACCTTTGGGCATCCACCCCACGGCCGAGGGCCACTCCTCATGCTGTGAGGGTCACCTGTGAGCCTGACCGAGTGGTCGTTGCTGCCCACCGGGACCTCTTTGGGGTGGGCAGGCTGGTGGCCCCCGCTGACCTGGCCTTGGGGGTTGCCCGCTGCCACCCAACGGCCTTTGACTCTGTGGCCAACAAGGTGGTCTTTGAGGCCGGCCTCCACGAATGCGGTAGCACCGTCCAG ATGACTCCAGACTTGCTGATCTACCGGACCAGCCTCTTCTATACTCCGTCTCTGGCCCACAACCCCATCATCATCAGGACCAACGCGGCCGAGATCCCCATTGAGTGTCGCTACCCCAG GAAGGGCAACCTCACCAGCCGAGCCATCAGGCCCACCTGGGCTCCATTCCGGTCTACCATATCGGCCGAAGCAAGGTTGAGATTTTCATTACGGCTGATGAAAG ACGACTGGAGTGCGGAGAGGACCTCGACTCATTTCCAGCTTGGAGAGACTCTGCGGCTTCAGGCTGATGTCCGCTCCGAAAACCACTTTCCCCTGAGGCTTTTTGTGGACAGCTGTGTGGCCGGATCGAGTCCCGAAGCCACTTCAGCGGCTCGATATGCTGTTGTTGACTCTCATGG GTGCCTAGTAGACGGGAGGCAGGATTTGGTCTCCTccactttcctctcccctcgACCCCAGGAAGAGTCTTTGCGGTTTACAGTGGATGCTTTCAGATTTTCCGGCGATCCTACCAATCTA ATTTACATCACATGCCGCTTGAAAGTCACTCCTGTTGAGCAGGCGCCGGACGAAGTAAACAAAGCATGCTCATTCAGTGCAGAAACCAACAG ctggGTCCCTGTGGAGGGCGCCCGGAGCATCTGCCGTTGTTGTGAGAGTCAGAGCTGTGGCCGTGCTTTGGAGCTTCCGTCCCATCGCTTGAACCCCAGGTTCGAAATGAGTTGGCAAAGAAGCCTGCCAG TGGGGACGGACACTAGCCACGCTCGACTGGTCCTGGGCCCAATCCTGGTCTCTGATGCCCACGAGAAGGTCCtttcagaagaggaagaggaggaagaaggcgaCAACGAGGTGGTCCTGGAAG AGGAATTCCTGCCGGTGATCGAAACCAAGACGGAGGGAACCGGAACTCGGATCCCTTTCAAAGAGCAGAAAGGAACCACCAATACTTCAGAAGAGGAGGTTAAGCCAGGACTGCCTCTGGAAG CTTATGTCCGGGgaggtcccatcatccacagtGGCGAAGATGGTTCTGGATTTGGGGAGCAAATCAAAGCAGTTGTGACAG AGGAGAGCACAGCCTTGGAATTCAAGGCCGAGGTTGTCTCCTGGCCTCTCGAAGATGGTCTTTCCTCCAGTACTTTGGGCAACGTCCCTTCAGAAGGGGTCAACCTGGCAGCAAAAG
- the LOC132777557 gene encoding asialoglycoprotein receptor 1-like: MATSVVNSPALDDQPSTAADYQDLRSLEEGDESGPSSWKAPPLTQSSWRRVCPTSRLVLALMAACSILTLSVVALGFQGVQLNSEKWGAMEAIKSFNQTVWTGLNGLRNKRNSTGWKLKSLEKILTDRNEKMKKANKIFEEQLDTLQQDSKSFHCALVEMKSNGTRSGCCPKNWLQFQESCYWMSSGTLSWENAKRNCERKNSHLLIFNSPEEKRFIYQRRSSSTWIGLTDVTGDWKWVDGSSYTLNRDDWQPNQPDHWYGHNLGGGEDCVHLTSDGAWNDNHCSRSFYWICEMELKG; encoded by the exons ATGGCAACCTCAGTTGTAAA TTCACCCGCTTTGGACGATCAGCCTTCAACGGCTGCAGATTACCAAGACCTCCGGTCCTtggaggaaggagatgaaagtgggccatcctcctggaaag CACCTCCGCTGACCCAGTCCTCCTGGCGCCGTGTCTGCCCCACCAGCCGCCTGGTCCTGGCCCTGATGGCCGCCTGTTCCATCCTCACCCTTTCCGTGGTCGCCCTCGGTTTCCAAG gaGTCCAGCTCAATTCAGAGAAATGGGGGGCCATGGAAGCCATCAAAAGCTTCAACCAGACAGTTTGGACAGGACTAAATGGCCTTCGTAACAAGA GAAACAGCACAGGATGGAAGCTGAAATCGCTGGAGAAGATTCTGACGGATCGTAATGAGAAGATGAAGAAAG CCAATAAAATATTCGAAGAACAGCTGGACACTTTGCAGCAAGACTCGAAATCTTTTCATTGTGCTCTGGTCGAAATGAAAAGCAATG GCACCAGGAGTGGCTGCTGCCCCAAAAACTGGCTGCAGTTTCAGGAGAGCTGTTACTGGATGTCTTCTGGGACGTTATCTTGGGAGAACGCCAAGCGCAACTGCGAAAGGAAGAATTCACACCTGTTGATCTTCAACTCGCCCGAGGAGAAG AGGTTTATATATCAACGGAGGAGCAGTTCGACTTGGATTGGATTGACAGATGTCACCGGAGACTGGAAATGGGTGGACGGCTCGTCCTATACGCTTAATAGAGA TGACTGGCAACCAAACCAGCCGGACCACTGGTACGGCCACAACCTCGGTGGCGGCGAAGACTGCGTCCACCTAACCTCGGACGGCGCCTGGAATGACAACCACTGCTCCCGCTCTTTCTACTGGATCTGCGAGATGGAATTGAAGGGCTAG